In Streptomyces sp. SN-593, a single genomic region encodes these proteins:
- a CDS encoding DUF5955 family protein yields MLDDGRGGTVGGGPGTGLADAVDRMRRELAAYRRALPDRSVAEDGLGALARAAAADRAPDPADSERMRHSLLLVVAAVGSVSALTAPLDALREAVETLAPPCP; encoded by the coding sequence GTGCTCGACGACGGGCGCGGCGGCACGGTCGGCGGCGGGCCGGGTACCGGACTGGCGGACGCGGTGGACCGTATGCGCCGGGAACTGGCCGCCTACCGGCGGGCGCTGCCGGACCGGTCGGTCGCCGAGGACGGGCTCGGCGCGCTGGCCCGCGCGGCCGCCGCGGACCGGGCGCCCGATCCGGCGGACTCCGAGCGGATGCGCCACTCCTTACTTCTCGTGGTGGCCGCGGTCGGCTCGGTGAGCGCGCTCACCGCTCCGCTCGACGCGCTGCGCGAGGCCGTCGAGACGCTCGCCCCGCCCTGCCCCTGA